The sequence CGAAGGACGCTACCAGTGGGCCGTCACGGCGGACGATGGCTACTCGGTGCGGACCAGCCTGGGTGCGGGCAGTTTCGAGGTGGTGAGTGACGTTGCGGCCGATCCCCAACCGCAGCAGGCACACATGCAGGTCTCGGTCTGGCCCAACCCCGTGCAGGCCACGATGCGCGTCGCGTTCGGTCTGGAGGCGCCCGGGCAGGTGGCGCTGGACGTGTACGACCTGCTCGGGCGGCGTGTCGCAGGCACGACGCTCGGGTGGCAGGCGGCTGGGGCGCACGAAACCTCACTCAGCATGGAGCGCCACCCAGCCGGGAGCTACGTCGTGCGTCTCACCCGGGAGGGACAGTCTCCGCAGTTCGCTCGGTTTGTGCTTTCGGACTGAGCGCCTACGCGCGGCCTAGCTGCTCGGCGACTTCCTGCTGGAGCGCGGCGATGAACTCGGCGGTCGGCACGGCTCCGCGGTCGCCCTCGGCCTGGCGGCGGACGGCGACGGTCCCCGCCTCGACCTCCTTGCCGCCGACGACGAGCATGTAGGGTACCTTCTCGACTTCGGCGTCGCGGATCTTGCGGCCGACTTTCTCGCTGCGCAGGTCGGTCTCCACCCGGAAGCCAGCGGCGCGGACGGCCGAAGCAACCTCACGAGCGTAGTCGCTGAAGGCGTCGCTGACGGGGAGCACCTTCACCTGCACGGGCGCGAGCCACACGGGGAAGTGCCCGCCGCAGTGCTCGATGAGCACACCAATGAAGCGCTCCAGGCTGCCGAACGGCGCACGGTGGATCATCACCGGCCGCTTGCGGGTGTCGTCCGCGTCGATGTAGGTCAGGTCGAAGCGCTCGGGGAGGTTGTAGTCCACCTGGATGGTGCCGAGCTGCCAGGGGCGGCCGAGGGCGTCCTTGACCATGAAGTCGAGCTTCGGCCCGTAGAACGCGGCCTCGCCCTCCTCCTCGATCGTCTCCAAGCCCATCTCGGCCGCGGCCTCGCGGATCGACTGCTCGGCCGAGTCCCACAGCGCGGCCTCGCCGATGTACTTGTCCGTGTTCTCGGGGTCACGGAGCGACACCTGCGCCGTGAAGGTGTCGAACGTGAGCGCGCGGAGCACGGTCAGGGTGAGGTCGATGACGTTCTTGAACTCGTCCTTGACCTGGTCGGGCGTGCAGAAGAGGTGGCCGTCGTCCTGCGTGAAGCCGCGCACGCGGGTGAGGCCGCCGAGCTCGCCGGACTGCTCGTAGCGGTAGACGGTCCCGAACTCGGCGTAGCGGATCGGGAGCTCGCGGTAGGAGTGCGGCTGCCGGTCGTAGATCTGCACGTGGTGCGGGCAGTTCATCGGCTTGAGCAGGTAGCCCTCCCGCTCGCTCTCGGGCGCGCCTTCCGCGTCGTCCTCAAACATGGGCGGGAACTGCGAGTCGGCATAGTAGGGGTAGTGCCCGCTCGTCTTGAAGAGGTCGAGCCGCCCGATGTGCGGAGTGACGACAGGCTGGTAGCCGCGCCGCGTCTGCTCCT comes from Bacteroidota bacterium and encodes:
- the thrS gene encoding threonine--tRNA ligase, whose product is MQIHLPDGSVRDLPANATGLDLAQDISAGLARNALAVKVTLPGEKEGEVRDLSRPLPDGSTVQILTWRDDDGKAAFWHSSAHLMAEALEALYPGVQLGIGPAIERGFYYDVDLSAVEGTPTLTPEDFPAIEKKMKELARQNNAFERQPIGKADAIAHFEAKGDPYKLELLQDLEDGSITFYTQGGFTDLCRGPHIPSTKPIKAIKLTKLSGAYWRGDDSRPQLTRLYGITFPKQKELDAYLEMMALAEQRDHRKLGSEMGLFMFSQTVGPGLPIWLPKGAILRETLTNFLKEEQTRRGYQPVVTPHIGRLDLFKTSGHYPYYADSQFPPMFEDDAEGAPESEREGYLLKPMNCPHHVQIYDRQPHSYRELPIRYAEFGTVYRYEQSGELGGLTRVRGFTQDDGHLFCTPDQVKDEFKNVIDLTLTVLRALTFDTFTAQVSLRDPENTDKYIGEAALWDSAEQSIREAAAEMGLETIEEEGEAAFYGPKLDFMVKDALGRPWQLGTIQVDYNLPERFDLTYIDADDTRKRPVMIHRAPFGSLERFIGVLIEHCGGHFPVWLAPVQVKVLPVSDAFSDYAREVASAVRAAGFRVETDLRSEKVGRKIRDAEVEKVPYMLVVGGKEVEAGTVAVRRQAEGDRGAVPTAEFIAALQQEVAEQLGRA